A region of Asticcacaulis excentricus DNA encodes the following proteins:
- a CDS encoding bifunctional diaminohydroxyphosphoribosylaminopyrimidine deaminase/5-amino-6-(5-phosphoribosylamino)uracil reductase RibD, with protein sequence MSDSRHMARAIALATAQLGRTVPNPPVGCVIVRDGVVIAEAATGDGGRPHAEEAALAQLDNRADGATAYVTLEPCGARSHGGLSCSQRLVEAGVIRVVFACHDPSPYASHLGIARMTEAGLTVETGLMADEAASLIADFVNNLPVKP encoded by the coding sequence ATGAGCGACTCCCGCCATATGGCGCGTGCCATCGCGCTGGCCACCGCACAACTTGGGCGCACCGTGCCCAATCCGCCGGTCGGCTGCGTCATCGTCAGGGACGGCGTGGTTATCGCCGAGGCTGCCACGGGTGATGGCGGACGGCCGCACGCCGAAGAGGCGGCGCTGGCCCAACTCGACAACCGCGCCGACGGGGCGACGGCCTATGTGACGCTGGAACCCTGTGGTGCGCGCTCTCATGGCGGTCTGTCCTGTTCGCAGCGACTGGTCGAAGCGGGCGTCATCCGCGTCGTCTTCGCCTGTCATGACCCGTCGCCCTATGCCTCGCACCTCGGCATTGCGCGCATGACCGAGGCCGGGCTCACGGTCGAAACCGGACTGATGGCCGACGAGGCCGCAAGCCTGATCGCCGATTTTGTGAATAATCTGCCGGTTAAGCCCTGA